Proteins co-encoded in one Corylus avellana chromosome ca9, CavTom2PMs-1.0 genomic window:
- the LOC132191736 gene encoding UPF0481 protein At3g47200-like — protein MEHIVSIDELHSRKVVRSKACEGSSSRNRPAITREERFRNFMDEGDQERKVEALGGRPPAKIQKVIFLLRDHKHFVKYFEPRVASIGPIHHGKPKYQLGEKYKLRLAYEFVQGCGKSINLLYEVEKKIKQLREFFEEEVIEKYDDEALAWILFVDGCAILQYILCATNDQFKELNIKTDSVAFAHQDLFLLENQVPYRLLKLLMSLSGKEEELRKSIESFIRNVTYQQTEPQQNVDEGESSHDSQPEPIEREVPITEPTHLLDLMRTTLLGPTPLRSSKVVPSFGKTRGIWPCRNTRQEDPDWQSYRNVQELKAAGIHLKRGKESCLRSINDSTGPKFMNLIAYEMCLDFENDFGISSYISFLDSLIDEVNDVKDMRKVQVLYNLLGSDQEVADLFNEIGTDLVPNTEAYKDVKFKIQSYYNNNCMTYMAQFFHDHFSSPWTILAFLGVLLGLALTALQTWSAIFPHSFDKAKN, from the exons ATGGAGCATATTGTTTCTATTGACGAGCTGCACTCGAGGAAGGTTGTTAGAAGCAAAGCTTGTGAAGGAAGCAGCAGCCGCAACCGGCCTGCCATTACCAGGGAGGAAAGGTTTAGAAATTTTATGGACGAAGGAGACCAAGAAAGAAAGGTGGAAGCCCTTGGTGGAAGGCCACCAGCAAAAATACAGAAGGTTATATTCTTGCTGCGAGATCACAAGCATTTCGTTAAGTACTTTGAGCCAAGAGTGGCATCAATTGGTCCTATCCATCATGGCAAGCCAAAGTACCAGCTAGGAGAGAAGTACAAGCTTAGATTGGCATATGAGTTCGTCCAAGGTTGCGGGAAGAGTATAAATCTTTTGTACGAGGTTGAGAAGAAAATCAAGCAACTGAGGGAATTCTTCGAGGAGGAGGTGATAGAGAAGTATGATGATGAGGCACTCGCCTGGATATTGTTCGTGGACGGCTGCGCAATACTACAATACATATTATGCGCTACAAATGACCAGTTCAAAGAGTTGAACATAAAAACCGACAGCGTAGCCTTCGCTCATCAAGATTTGTTCTTGTTGGAGAATCAAGTTCCTTACCGTCTCCTCAAGTTATTGATGAGCTTGAGCGGGAAGGAAGAGGAGTTGAGAAAATCGATTGAAAGTTTCATTCGAAATGTTACTTATCAGCAAACGGAGCCGCAACAAAATGTTGACGAAGGAGAAAGCTCTCATGATTCACAGCCGGAACCAATAGAAAGAGAAGTACCAATAACAGAGCCCACCCATCTTCTCGACCTTATGAGAACAACACTCTTGGGTCCGACTCCTCTGCGATCCTCGAAAGTCGTCCCATCCTTTGGAAAGACACGTGGAATATGGCCATGTAGAAACACACGTCAAGAGGACCCAGATTGGCAATCATATCGGAATGTGCAGGAGCTTAAAGCAGCAGGAATCCATTTGAAACGCGGCAAAGAAAGTTGCTTGAGGAGCATAA ACGACTCAACGGGCCCCAAGTTCATGAACTTGATAGCTTATGAAATGTGTCTGGATTTCGAGAACGACTTCGGCATCAGCTCTTATATATCCTTCCTAGATTCACTCATTGATGAAGTCAACGACGTCAAAGATATGAGGAAGGTACAAGTGCTGTACAACTTGCTCGGCAGTGATCAAGAAGTGGCTGACCTCTTCAATGAGATAGGCACTGACCTGGTGCCTAACACCGAAGCTTATAAGGATGTAAAGTTCAAGATTCAGAGCTACTACAATAACAATTGTATGACCTATATGGCTCAATTCTTTCACGATCATTTCAGCAGCCCCTGGACTATCCTTGCTTTCTTGGGCGTATTATTGGGACTTGCTCTAACTGCCCTTCAGACTTGGTCCGCAATCTTCCCTCACTCATTTGACAAAGCTAAGAATTGA